In a genomic window of Glycine max cultivar Williams 82 chromosome 13, Glycine_max_v4.0, whole genome shotgun sequence:
- the LOC100799780 gene encoding receptor-like protein kinase FERONIA, with the protein MTFLSITSLTLFFLLLFLSIELQAYTPEDNFTISCGTTGIVFDGQRTWTGDADTKYLSGGQGSTVLTQAATQDPSVNQVPYTTARLSPSQFNYSFPVSAGPKFVRLFFYPADYPSFPRTDASFSVQSNGFTFLKGFNASLNADAEATKTIFREYVVNVNDGETLILSFTPSQPNSYAFINGIEVLSMPSDLYYTSATDSTGFKFLGSTTLYSVETRFALQAEYRIKMGGQEISPLNDTGLFRKWADDEEDYLIKQNPQNNDLSSNTDGKMNITVNPDYVAPKELYRTARNMGTNATLNKISNLTWEFPVDSGFTYVLRLHFCELDPNINKDGDRVFFIYIASQLAENHADVMQWSHNQKGLAVQRNYAVLIPKDNTQKKVNLSLQMHPYATNDETTYSDAFLNGLEIFKISEAGSNNLAGPNPDPVQTPHNNIPAPKGNRSSKSGTSIIGIVAGVVSGVVLISLIILFLIVFFRRKTITTPKDYNKSKSSATSKWGPLSFTTTKSTTTTKSSLPSELCRNFSLAEIEAATNNFDDVLIIGVGGFGHVYKGYIDGGFTPVAIKRLKPDSQQGANEFTNEIEMLSQLRHLHLVSLIGYCNENYEMILVYDFMARGTLRQHLYNSDNPPVSWKQRLQICIGAARGLHYLHTGGKHTIIHRDVKTTNILLDDKWVAKISDFGLSRIGPTSIDKSHVSTVVKGSFGYLDPEYYKRYRLTEKSDVYSFGVVLFEILCARPPLIHTAEMQQVSLANWVRHCYQSGTMTQIVDPTLKGRITPECFNKFCEIGMSCLLEDATQRPSMNDVVGMLEFALQLQESVENEKGEEISCDTFTSELSVTTTSTIEDHSYHYKDSYNTLLSWNPFSEITDQNPR; encoded by the coding sequence ATGACGTTCCTCAGTATCACCTCCTTAACACtattcttccttcttctctttctctccataGAGCTCCAAGCGTACACCCCAGAAGACAACTTCACCATCAGTTGTGGCACCACCGGGATAGTCTTCGACGGCCAAAGGACATGGACGGGGGACGCAGACACAAAGTACTTATCTGGTGGTCAAGGCAGCACCGTTTTAACCCAAGCAGCAACACAAGATCCTTCTGTCAATCAAGTTCCCTACACCACAGCACGGTTATCCCCTTCTCAGTTCAATTACTCCTTCCCCGTTTCTGCGGGCCCCAAATTCGTTCGCCTCTTCTTCTACCCGGCTGATTACCCTTCCTTTCCCCGCACTGATGCCTCTTTCTCCGTTCAATCTAACGGATTCACCTTCTTAAAAGGTTTCAACGCCTCTCTAAACGCTGACGCGGAAGCCACCAAAACCATCTTCAGGGAATATGTGGTCAACGTCAACGACGGTGAGACTCTCATCCTCAGCTTCACTCCCTCGCAACCAAACTCCTACGCTTTCATCAATGGAATCGAGGTGCTTTCCATGCCAAGTGATTTGTATTACACGTCAGCAACTGACTCAACAGGATTCAAGTTCTTGGGAAGTACCACGCTGTACAGCGTAGAAACCAGATTTGCGCTGCAGGCGGAGTATAGAATCAAAATGGGAGGGCAAGAAATATCACCACTAAACGACACCGGTTTGTTCAGGAAATGGGCCGATGACGAAGAAGATTATTTAATCAAACAAAATCCACAGAATaatgatctttcaagcaacaCGGATGGTAAGATGAACATAACCGTGAATCCTGATTACGTGGCACCCAAGGAACTCTACAGAACAGCGCGTAACATGGGCACAAACGCCACTCTGAACAAAATCAGCAACCTGACTTGGGAGTTCCCGGTTGATTCTGGCTTCACTTACGTTCTCAGGCTTCACTTTTGCGAGCTTGACCCCAATATTAATAAAGATGGTGACAGGGTGTTCTTCATTTACATAGCGAGCCAGTTGGCTGAGAACCACGCTGATGTTATGCAATGGAGCCACAATCAGAAAGGTCTCGCTGTGCAGAGAAACTATGCCGTTTTAATTCCGAAGGACAATACTCAGAAAAAGGTTAATCTCTCGCTTCAGATGCATCCTTATGCAACTAATGATGAAACGACATACAGCGACGCGTTCTTGAACGGTCTCGAGATCTTCAAAATCAGTGAGGCTGGGTCAAACAACCTTGCCGGACCTAACCCGGACCCGGTTCAGACTCCACACAACAACATACCCGCCCCAAAGGGAAACCGCAGCAGCAAAAGCGGAACGTCGATAATCGGCATCGTGGCAGGTGTGGTATCCGGCGTCGTTTTGATCTCACTCATCATCCTTTTCCTCATCGTCTTCTTCCGACGCAAGACAATCACTACGCCCAAGGACTACAACAAGTCCAAGTCCTCCGCGACCTCCAAGTGGGGCCCACTCTCCTTCACAACGACCAAGTCAACCACCACCACGAAGTCCTCCCTCCCCTCCGAACTCTGTCGTAACTTTTCCCTCGCCGAGATCGAAGCCGCCACCAACAACTTCGACGATGTTCTCATCATTGGCGTCGGGGGATTCGGCCACGTGTACAAGGGCTACATCGACGGCGGTTTCACCCCAGTCGCCATCAAGCGCCTCAAACCGGATTCACAGCAGGGTGCAAATGAATTCACGAATGAGATCGAGATGCTCTCACAGCTACGCCACCTTCATCTCGTGTCCCTCATTGGGTACTGCAACGAGAACTACGAAATGATCCTCGTCTACGATTTCATGGCACGTGGCACCCTCCGGCAACATCTCTACAACTCTGATAACCCTCCTGTCTCGTGGAAGCAGCGCTTGCAAATTTGCATTGGTGCCGCACGTGGGCTGCATTATCTCCACACAGGCGGGAAGCACACAATCATCCACCGTGACGTGAAAACCACCAACATACTGTTGGATGACAAGTGGGTGGCCAAGATTTCCGACTTTGGGCTATCCAGAATTGGGCCCACGAGCATTGACAAATCTCATGTAAGCACTGTTGTGAAGGGCAGTTTTGGGTATTTAGACCCAGAATACTATAAACGGTACCGTTTGACGGAGAAGTCTGACGTTTACTCTTTCGGTGTAGTGCTCTTTGAGATATTGTGCGCTCGGCCACCTCTAATCCATACTGCGGAGATGCAACAAGTGTCACTTGCTAATTGGGTCAGACATTGTTACCAAAGTGGGACCATGACACAGATTGTGGACCCCACGTTGAAGGGAAGGATCACGCCTGAGTGCTTCAATAAGTTTTGCGAGATTGGGATGAGTTGTTTGTTAGAGGATGCGACGCAGAGGCCATCGATGAACGACGTTGTTGGGATGCTAGAGTTTGCGTTGCAGCTGCAGGAGAGCGtggaaaatgaaaaaggagAGGAAATTAGCTGCGATACATTTACAAGTGAGTTGAGTGTGACTACGACTTCGACTATCGAAGACCATAGCTATCATTATAAGGATAGTTATAATACGTTGCTGTCTTGGAATCCTTTCTCTGAAATTACAGACCAAAATCCGCGTTGA
- the LOC100800314 gene encoding probable receptor-like protein kinase At5g59700, translated as MVPFPCLPCFTTKSNTTNHFTPIEQLCHRFSLAQLQAATNGFNPSLFLGGEGPCQVYKAHLKAHGDVVIKRFKTRSPAGEIEFRAEVKILCQLHHPNIVPLIGFCEHKNDKFVVFNYVPNGSLYDCLHGTNNNNVLVPLSWKQRLHICIGVARGLHYIHFGTKIPIMHRAVTSSNILLDHNLVPKVADFGLCKKQPEGKGESRPKPPRVELRENLELSLEYLEPEYRITGRLSHKSDVYSFGVVMLEILCRKEACFSTPGRDCCEYLVKWAFDDERKGVPEKIVDPSLTGKIAPACWEMFIEIVQRCLASVEERPRMGEVEVVLENALLLQERADAVKELV; from the coding sequence ATGGTTCCTTTTCCCTGTCTACCATGCTTCACCACAAAATCCAACACCACAAACCACTTCACCCCAATAGAACAACTCTGCCACCGCTTCTCTCTTGCACAGCTTCAAGCAGCCACAAACGGGTTCAACCCAAGTTTATTTCTTGGTGGAGAAGGCCCATGTCAGGTCTACAAAGCCCACCTCAAAGCCCATGGAGACGTTGTCATCAAGCGCTTCAAGACTAGAAGCCCAGCTGGGGAAATAGAATTCAGGGCCGAAGTCAAGATTCTGTGTCAACTACACCACCCAAACATTGTTCCTTTGATTGGTTTCTGTGAGCACAAAAATGACAAGTTCGTTGTGTTTAATTATGTCCCTAATGGAAGCCTCTATGATTGCTTGCATGGCACCAACAATAACAATGTTCTTGTTCCCTTGTCATGGAAACAAAGACTTCACATCTGCATTGGTGTGGCTCGTGGACTACACTACATTCATTTTGGAACCAAGATACCTATCATGCATCGTGCAGTGACATCAAGCAACATTCTTTTGGACCATAATTTGGTGCCTAAAGTTGCAGATTTTGGACTCTGCAAGAAGCAACCCGAAGGCAAAGGGGAGTCTAGGCCAAAACCACCAAGAGTTGAGTTGAGGGAGAACTTGGAGCTTAGTTTGGAATATTTAGAGCCGGAGTATAGAATTACTGGAAGGTTATCACATAAATCTGATGTGTACTCTTTTGGGGTGGTTATGTTGGAGATTTTGTGCAGGAAGGAAGCGTGTTTTTCGACCCCGGGTAGAGACTGTTGTGAGTATCTTGTCAAATGGGCCTTTGATGATGAAAGGAAGGGGGTTCCTGAGAAGATTGTTGATCCATCTCTCACGGGAAAAATAGCACCTGCTTGTTGGGAAATGTTCATTGAGATCGTTCAGAGATGTCTGGCTTCAGTTGAAGAGAGGCCAAGGATGGGTGAAGTGGAGGTGGTTCTTGAAAATGCATTGCTGTTGCAAGAGAGAGCAGATGCTGTGAAGGAGCTAGTGTGA
- the LOC100800849 gene encoding phenolic glucoside malonyltransferase 1: protein MTTQPAAAATALKVIQVCSVAPLQEPSLSTVVVPNSLTLTFFDLLWLRFPPVERLFFYSFPHPTSSFLHSLLPTLQHSLSLTLHHFLPFAGTLTWPSHSPKPIINYTPGDAVSFTVAESNQNFNNLTSRLCEASQRHRLIPHLTASHDKASVLALQVTVFPNAGFCIGITTHHAAFDGKSSTMFIKSWAYTCSNLIQNNNTPLFLLPQHLTPFFDRSVIRDPSGIAEAYVDAWQESSGPNNRSLKVWESFTEIPSDGCKGVFELTPSQIQKLKQHAKSKLMKTKDFSFSTFAVTCAYVLTCLVKAKQPEEDDVGFVFSVDCRSRLNPPIPATYFGNCVAGQKVVAVTKNLVGISDGFISALEGISEALNIVKGEGVLSGAETWVSLMLERGESVPRLFSIAGSPLFEVYGTDFGWGRPKKVDMTSIDGTGAFSLSESRDNSGGIEIGLMLCQREMEAFSTLFVGGHESF, encoded by the coding sequence ATGACGACGCaaccagcagcagcagcaacagctTTGAAAGTAATTCAAGTTTGTTCAGTGGCACCGCTTCAAGAACCATCCCTTTCCACCGTCGTTGTTCCAAACTCTCTCACACTAACCTTCTTCGACCTCTTGTGGCTACGCTTCCCACCTGTTGAGCGTCTCTTCTTCTACTCCTTCCCACACCCCACCTCTTCATTTCTTCACTCCCTTCTCCCCACTCTCCAACACTCTCTCTCCCTCACTCTCCATCACTTCCTCCCTTTCGCTGGCACCCTCACATGGCCCTCTCACTCTCCCAAACCCATCATCAACTACACCCCTGGCGACGCCGTTTCATTCACTGTCGCCGAATCCAACCAAAACTTCAACAACCTCACTTCTCGTCTGTGTGAAGCATCGCAACGACACCGTTTGATACCCCACTTGACCGCTTCCCATGACAAAGCGTCTGTGTTGGCACTTCAAGTAACAGTGTTCCCAAACGCTGGTTTTTGCATTGGAATAACCACACACCATGCAGCTTTCGACGGAAAATCTTCAACCATGTTCATCAAATCATGGGCTTATACATGCTCCAACCTAATTCAAAACAACAACACACCGTTATTTTTATTACCTCAGCATCTCACACCGTTCTTTGACAGATCAGTGATAAGAGACCCTTCTGGAATTGCTGAAGCCTACGTGGACGCGTGGCAGGAGAGTAGCGGACCAAACAATCGAAGCCTCAAGGTGTGGGAATCCTTCACCGAAATACCGAGTGATGGATGCAAAGGTGTATTTGAGTTAACACCTTCACAAATTCAGAAGCTAAAGCAACATGCAAAGTCTAAGCTTATGAAAACGAAGGACTTTTCGTTTTCGACGTTTGCTGTTACGTGTGCTTATGTGTTGACTTGCTTGGTCAAAGCAAAACAACcagaggaagatgatgtgggtttcGTATTTTCTGTGGACTGTAGATCCCGCTTGAATCCTCCGATTCCTGCAACGTATTTTGGGAACTGCGTCGCGGGGCAAAAGGTTGTGGCTGTGACAAAGAACTTGGTTGGAATAAGCGATGGTTTTATCAGTGCTTTGGAAGGGATAAGTGAGGCTTTGAATATAGTGAAGGGTGAGGGAGTGCTGAGTGGAGCAGAAACTTGGGTTTCGTTAATGCTTGAAAGAGGGGAGAGTGTGCCTCGATTATTCAGTATTGCTGGATCGCCATTGTTTGAGGTTTATGGCACTGATTTTGGTTGGGGAAGGCCAAAGAAAGTGGACATGACTTCCATAGATGGAACGGGAGCGTTTTCTCTTAGTGAAAGTAGGGATAACAGTGGAGGAATTGAGATTGGTTTGATGTTATGTCAACGTGAGATGGAAGCTTTTAGTACCCTTTTTGTTGGAGGACATGAATccttttaa